The Paludibacter jiangxiensis DNA segment CAACAACCCGCAGACTTCTCCACTTGCAATCCTACCGTAAAGATTCCGTGCGCTAATTTTTTATCAGAAACTTTAATAATCATTCACTCATACCACATTCCACCTTCCCGTGAATCAAATTTCAGTATATCAACACGATGCAGAGAAACCGCATTATTCACCACAAACGACAAACATTTTAAATAGTTGGTCGATTCCAATTTCCGCCTATCTTTGCAGCAAAGGTTATCAAACAAAACAGAGAATGAGCTGACAAAGGAATTATCTGAAAAATTATCGAAATTATTTTTTCGTTATTTACCGTAATTTCACTACCTTTGCAGGTCATTTTAGGATTGTGCTGTATTCGTTTTTACATTGAACACACCGAAACAAATCGGCAACTGAAACGAGCTATGAATAACGTTTTCTACAACAGGGAATTAACATTATAGCAAGTTTCATGTGACCTTAAAAAAACAAAGTTCCAAACACATGAAATGAGCTATTCGCCCTTTAAATGAAACAACATCAATCAATGAAAAAACTATCGCTTTTACTACTGATCACTGTCTCATTTTTAACTTCTTGCAGTCAATTTCAGAAATTACTCAAAAGCAACGACAACGAGTTAAAGTACAATGAAGCAAAAGCTTACTACGACAAAAAGGACTACAATCACGCAGCACAATTATTCGAAGACATTTCGACCTATTACAAAGGAACAGACCGTTCGGAAGATGTGATGTATTATCTGGCTAAGTCGTACGCAGGACAAAAAGATTTTTATAGCGCCGGAGAGAACTTCAAAGGCTACATAAAAAGCTTTCCAAGAGGCAGATATGCAGAAGAAAGTTATTTCATGATTGGTTATTCATCCTATCTGGATTCACCGGATGCCCGACTCGACCAGTCAAGCACAAACGACGCTATCACAGCTTTTTCAAACTTTGTAGAAAGCTATCCGCAAAGCGAACGAGCAAAACAGGCATACGAATACCTGACGGAATTAAAAGACAAACTGGCGTACAAAGCATATTTGAATGCAAAAACATATTACAACCTGGGCAATTATCTGGGAAGAAACTGTTACGCATCTGCTGTGATCACAGCAAACAACGCTTTAAAGACCTACACCGAGACTAAATATCGCGATGATCTCACAGCTCTTGTAATGAAATCAAAACATGCACAGGCTGTTGAAAGTTTTGAAGAAAAGAAAGCCGACCGTTACCGTGACGTAATTGATGAATGCTACAGCTACATCAACGAATTTCCGAACGGCAAATATATCAAGGAAGCTCAATCCTTCCTCAAAGAAGCAAAGAATTACGTAAAAGAAAAATAACTATGGACTTTAGAAAAACAAAAGCGCCTCTTTCAACCATTACCCGTGACATGAACAGCATGTGTGAGCCAACAGGTAATGTGTACGAGACTGTCAATGTTATTGGCAAAAGAGCAAACCAAATCAGCTTATTGATTCGTGACGAACTGGATCAAAAACTGAAAGAATTCACCTCCGTAGCAGACAGCCTGGAAGAAGTATTCGAAAACCGCGAACAAATCGAATTGTCGCGTTTTTACGAAAGACTGCCTAAACCTACTTTAATTGCAGCACAGGAATACGTTGACAACAAACTGTTCCACCGTAAGGCTATTAAGTAAGTTTTTCTGAAACGATAAACTATAATTTTGCCGGTTCGTCACAAACGGATCGGCAAAAAGTGTCTTTAAACGGCACTTAAATACCCATCCTTTACTCAATTTAATTCCGGCATCATGCTTCGAGGGAAAAATATTATACTTGGCATTACCGGCAGCATTGCCGCATACAAGTCGGCTATGTTGACCCGTCTTCTGGTAAAAGAAGGTGCAAACGTCAAAATTGTGATGACACCTTTGGCAAAAGAGTTCATTACTCCCTTGACATTAGCAACTCTGGCAAAGAATCCGATACTTGTCGATTTTTTTGACCCGACAAACGGCAACTGGAACAGCCATGTCAATTTGGGTCTATGGGCCGACGCATACGTCATTGCACCGGCGACTGCGAACACGCTGGGCAAAATGGCCAACGGGATTGCGGATAATCTATTGATGACCACTTATTTTTCAGCGAAATGTCCGGTATTTGTTGCTCCGGCAATGGATCTTGACATGTTTCAGCATCCGGCCACACAAAAAAATATCAGCACCCTGCTAAGCTATGGTAACCATATTATTGACGCCGGCACCGGAGAACTGGCAAGTGGATTGGAGGGTAAAGGAAGGATGGCCGAACCGGAAGATATCGTAAGCTATCTGAATAGCTATTTTTCGGAGACAGCATCTCTTACCGGGAAGAAAGTACTGATCACAGCCGGGCCTACATATGAAAAGATAGACCCTGTACGTTTCATAGGCAACTATTCTTCCGGAAAAATGGGATTTGCACTGGCACAAACATGCGCCGAAAGAGGTGCAAAAGTAACTCTTATTGCCGGACCGGTGAGTCTTACGATCAGCCATCCGAACATAGAACGGATTGACGTCGAAAGTGCAGAAGAGATGTATCAGGCTGCATCAACTCATTTCGCCAACAACGACATAGCAATTCTCTGCGCGGCTGTGGCCGACTTTACACCGGAGACCAAAGCTGATCAAAAGCTCAAAAGAGGCAAAGACGATTTAGTACTTAACCTCAAACCAACACGCGATATAGCCGCATCACTCGGAACGGTAAAACGGGACAACCAGTTATTGGTAGGGTTCGCACTGGAAACAAACAACGAAGAAGAAAATGCCTTATCGAAGCTTAAAAGAAAGAATTTTGACATGATTGTATTGAACTCATTGCGCACACCACAAGCCGGATTTCAGTACAACACCAATCAAATTACGATCATCGATAAAAACGGCGATAAGACAGAATATTCTCTTAAAGACAAAAAAGAGGTTGCAAATGACATTGTAAACGTAATTGAACAAAAATTATAACAGCTCCAATGGAAACACAAAGCATCGTTACTCAGGTTCAACTCTATCAGTTTGAAGAACTGGCACCCGATTACCAGAAAATAGTAACCCTGGCCAAAGAGCAAACCGGGAAGTCATACTCTCCCTATTCTCATTTTGCCGTAGGTGCGGCTGTATTGATGGAGAACGGCGAAATATTTGCCGGCAGCAATCAGGAAAACGCGGCTTACCCGTCAGGATTATGCGCAGAAAGAACCACGATGTTTTATGCCAATGCACAGCGCCCTGATGTACCTATCAAAGCCATTGCCATAGCTGCATATACAAACGATGATTATTTGGAAGATCCGGTAGCTCCCTGCGGGGCTTGTCGTCAGGCTTTGCTTGAAAACGAAAGCCGTTTCGGACAACCTTTACAGGTTTTGCTTTACGGAAAGAAAGGAATATATTTTGTAGAAAGTATCAAAGACCTTCTGCCGCTTTGCTTTACAAAAGAGAGTATGCAATAAACAGCAGAAAGCCTTTGGGAAGTTTTATTTTCCTTTGAGGAAGTCGAGACGGGCAGGGCTGAATCCGTCAATCAGGATGCCTTCTTCGAGGCACACAACACCGTGGACAACATTTGGTTCCACATAAAAACCATCGCCTGCCACCAGAATTTTTGATTCTCCGCCTACCGTCACTTCAAAGCGGCCACTCACAACGACGCTGCTTTGAGAATGAAAATGTTGGTGTGAATACCCAATGGCTCCTGTTTTAAAAGCCACTTTTACCTGCATCAACTGGCCATCATAGCCTAATATCTGACGTACCACGCCTTCGCCGGCTGGCTCCCATGCAAGCTCTTTTTCTATTATAAATTTTGAACTCTTCATTATAGTCTGTTTCTGTTATTGTTTTTATTACTTCTTCAATGACGAAGCAAATACCATCACATTATTAAGGTGAAGTCTCATTGTTGCTTCCGCAGCTTCGGAATCCTTTGCCCGGATATATTCCAATAATTTAAGGTGCTCATTAGACGCCACTGTTTCGACCGCCTGGCACACCTTATATTCATTAAAGCTTTTCAGAATATCGGGGGTAATAATCATCATCAACGATTTTATCACCATATTCTTACTTCCCTCAGCAATGCTTCTGTGAAACGCCATGTCGGCATCAGCAACTTCCATTCCTCCCGTCTTATCCTTATCAAGATAATTACGGAGAGCAGCTTCAATCTTCACAAGATCTTCGTCGGTACGACGCAAAGCGCAAAGACGAGCGGCGTTGGTTTCAAGAATCAGGCGCGTTTCCACCAAAGAATAAAAATCGTAATTATCCAGTTTGAGAACATCCGTGATCAAGCCCTCAAGAGCCGGGATTTCCAACCCTGCAATAACAGATCCGCTCTGAGGTAAGGTTTTCAATACCCCATAAAATTCGAGTTTCTTGATGGCATCCCTCACATAAGCCCTGCCTACGCCAAATTGCTCTGCAAGCTTACGTTCGGCAGGAAGTCTGTCGCCGGGTTTCAATTTCCCGTTGTTCAATAAACTTTTAATTTCGCGAAT contains these protein-coding regions:
- a CDS encoding outer membrane protein assembly factor BamD; translated protein: MKKLSLLLLITVSFLTSCSQFQKLLKSNDNELKYNEAKAYYDKKDYNHAAQLFEDISTYYKGTDRSEDVMYYLAKSYAGQKDFYSAGENFKGYIKSFPRGRYAEESYFMIGYSSYLDSPDARLDQSSTNDAITAFSNFVESYPQSERAKQAYEYLTELKDKLAYKAYLNAKTYYNLGNYLGRNCYASAVITANNALKTYTETKYRDDLTALVMKSKHAQAVESFEEKKADRYRDVIDECYSYINEFPNGKYIKEAQSFLKEAKNYVKEK
- a CDS encoding DNA-directed RNA polymerase subunit omega, encoding MDFRKTKAPLSTITRDMNSMCEPTGNVYETVNVIGKRANQISLLIRDELDQKLKEFTSVADSLEEVFENREQIELSRFYERLPKPTLIAAQEYVDNKLFHRKAIK
- the coaBC gene encoding bifunctional phosphopantothenoylcysteine decarboxylase/phosphopantothenate--cysteine ligase CoaBC gives rise to the protein MLRGKNIILGITGSIAAYKSAMLTRLLVKEGANVKIVMTPLAKEFITPLTLATLAKNPILVDFFDPTNGNWNSHVNLGLWADAYVIAPATANTLGKMANGIADNLLMTTYFSAKCPVFVAPAMDLDMFQHPATQKNISTLLSYGNHIIDAGTGELASGLEGKGRMAEPEDIVSYLNSYFSETASLTGKKVLITAGPTYEKIDPVRFIGNYSSGKMGFALAQTCAERGAKVTLIAGPVSLTISHPNIERIDVESAEEMYQAASTHFANNDIAILCAAVADFTPETKADQKLKRGKDDLVLNLKPTRDIAASLGTVKRDNQLLVGFALETNNEEENALSKLKRKNFDMIVLNSLRTPQAGFQYNTNQITIIDKNGDKTEYSLKDKKEVANDIVNVIEQKL
- the cdd gene encoding cytidine deaminase; this encodes METQSIVTQVQLYQFEELAPDYQKIVTLAKEQTGKSYSPYSHFAVGAAVLMENGEIFAGSNQENAAYPSGLCAERTTMFYANAQRPDVPIKAIAIAAYTNDDYLEDPVAPCGACRQALLENESRFGQPLQVLLYGKKGIYFVESIKDLLPLCFTKESMQ
- a CDS encoding cupin domain-containing protein; this translates as MKSSKFIIEKELAWEPAGEGVVRQILGYDGQLMQVKVAFKTGAIGYSHQHFHSQSSVVVSGRFEVTVGGESKILVAGDGFYVEPNVVHGVVCLEEGILIDGFSPARLDFLKGK
- a CDS encoding FadR/GntR family transcriptional regulator encodes the protein MTVESIASTISESTTESPSDIIIREIKSLLNNGKLKPGDRLPAERKLAEQFGVGRAYVRDAIKKLEFYGVLKTLPQSGSVIAGLEIPALEGLITDVLKLDNYDFYSLVETRLILETNAARLCALRRTDEDLVKIEAALRNYLDKDKTGGMEVADADMAFHRSIAEGSKNMVIKSLMMIITPDILKSFNEYKVCQAVETVASNEHLKLLEYIRAKDSEAAEATMRLHLNNVMVFASSLKK